Proteins encoded together in one Miscanthus floridulus cultivar M001 chromosome 16, ASM1932011v1, whole genome shotgun sequence window:
- the LOC136509863 gene encoding serine/arginine-rich splicing factor RS2Z33-like: MGFKIKYKQQLRDTVASGGGGGGGGRSSGATPPTSPPQEPAPSPRRSPPPPDAESKIPRRKDHCDPYDHSGQHGSTTKLYVGNMSRYTRERDLEAAFGRYGRLLTVCLQGRNYGFVVFYDPKDADAARNGLDGQEICGSHITVQFAREHKMTRYDTRYIHDDQNDRQDGNSKLFVSNISPRTQEHDIKDLFSKYGRVRKANLKENNGFVEFCDPQDADDARCELNGQKFNGNRIGVKFATGVPRGPVDSAQILCYNCGAGGHFSGDCKAGDWKDRCYRCGEKGHLKRNCRNSPKGIRYRRRRSHSWSKSPVHGMGQSWRFRSRSRSYSQPPSPRRGNRYTGGEELPSRSPCYSHNPRSRSSPPPPREPAKRSGLFHDALPRRGDNRNPGPNYQR, from the exons ATGGGGTTCAAGATCAAATATAAGCAGCAGCTGCGGGACACCGTggcaagcggcggcggcggcggcggcggtggcagaagCAGCGGAGCTACACCGCCGACATCGCCGCCACAAGAACCCGCTCCCTCGCCGCGGCGTTCACCTCCGCCGCCTGATGCCGAG AGTAAAATACCTCGACGCAAGGACCACTGCGATCCCTATGATCATTCTGGTCAACATGGAAGTACAACCAAGTTGTATGTGGGAAACATGTCTCGGTATACTCGGGAACGAGATCTTGAGGCTGCTTTTGGCAGATACGGAAG ATTGCTGACGGTGTGTCTGCAGGGGAGGAATTATGGCTTTGTT GTGTTTTATGATCCCAAGGATGCAGATGCTGCAAGAAATGGCCTAGATGGCCAAGAAATTTGTGGGAGCCACATCACTGTTCAATTTGCAAGAGAG CACAAAATGACTCGATATGACACGCGCTATATTCATGATGATCAAAATGATCGACAAGATGGTAACTCCAAGTTGTTCGTGAGCAACATTTCTCCACGTACCCAGGAACATGATATTAAGGACCTATTCAGCAAATATGGGAG AGTGCGCAAAGCGAATCTTAAGGAGAACAATGGTTTTGTT GAGTTTTGTGATCCCCAGGATGCAGATGATGCAAGGTGTGAACTTAACGGACAAAAATTTAATGGGAACCGCATCGGTGTTAAGTTTGCAACAGGG GTTCCACGTGGTCCAGTAGATTCTGCTCAAATCCTCTGCTATAACTGTGGGGCAGGGGGGCACTTTTCTGGTGATTGCAAGGCTGGTGACTGGAAAGATAGGTGCTACCGGTGTGGAGAAAAGGGCCATCTCAAAAGAAACTGCCGGAACAGTCCTAAGGGTATCAG ATACAGGCGAAGGAGAAGCCATTCGTGGTCCAAGTCTCCTGTTCATGGAATGGGCCAAAGCTGGAGATTCAGGAGTCGCAGTAGGAGTTACAG TCAGCCACCATCTCCAAGAAGGGGTAACCGATATACTGGTGGTGAAGAATTGCCATCAAGAAGCCCCTGTTACAGCCACAACCCCAGGAGCAGGAGCAGTCCCCCACCACCAAGGGAGCCAGCTAAACGCAGTGGTTTATTCCATGATGCACTCCCCAGGAGAGGTGACAACCGGAATCCTGGCCCCAATTATCAGCGATGA